The DNA segment TCGCCCCGGAAGAGGTGCTGAACAATGAGATGTCGGCGATGCACATGGGCCTTATCGGTATGAAGGAACGCGCCGGACTGCTCGGCGGCTACCTGACAATAGACAGCGGTCACGGAAAGGGAACCGCTATGCGTTTTTCCTTCCCCGTTTCCATTCGGGAGACTGTGAAGGCAACATCAACAGTACGAGATTGAGGGATGTAGCGATGAGTGAATCACGAACTATTAAAGTACTGCTGGTCGATGACCATCATGTGGTCCGTGAGGGACTGCGGCGGATACTGGAAATGGACGATGCAATAGACGTTATCGGCGAGGCCAGGAGTGGCGAAGAAGCCGTGGCCAAAGCTGTGGCGCTGTCACCGGACGTCATTGTTATGGATCTCAAGATGCCCGGGATGGACGGCATTGCCGCCACCCGCGAGATAAAGGGGAAATTACCCGATGTCAACGTGCTGGTGCTGACGCTCTATGCCGAGGACTTCGTGAAGCAGGCTATGGAAGCCGGCGTAGCCGGGTACCTGCTCAAGGACAGTGATTCCGAGCAGATAACCAGGGGAGTCCACCAGGTATATGAAG comes from the Dehalococcoidales bacterium genome and includes:
- a CDS encoding response regulator transcription factor gives rise to the protein MSESRTIKVLLVDDHHVVREGLRRILEMDDAIDVIGEARSGEEAVAKAVALSPDVIVMDLKMPGMDGIAATREIKGKLPDVNVLVLTLYAEDFVKQAMEAGVAGYLLKDSDSEQITRGVHQVYEGLSPIAPSLTRGLVTEFAKLSRSSRSSVLTPRQVDILKLIAEGESGKSIGEHLFLSTSTVKREVRHIFDKLGVNDRAHAVSEAMKRSLL